GAATGAGGGTCTGGCATTTCTAACACGATCGGTGGTTATCAGACTAATGATGTAATGGTCGCATAGCCCAGCTACCGAAAAGTGGTGACCCACCACGGCTGTACGGACAAAAGCGATGGCTATCGTATTAGCAAACGACCATCACAGCGTGTGAAAATTACTTTCTGACCGTATAGAACGCTGTCCCCTCCATAAGACGTCGTTGTGTCCGCGATATAGTTACTGACCGAACTGTTCCGTTTTCAACAGTGGCTGAGACGGACATAGTCCCTTGTGGATGACCGAGTACCACTTCGCTTCCTGCTGGTGTCGCAACTGTATTCGGAATTGTTCCAGGAAGCAACGTTGCTGCTGCCGTACATGCCGCACCAGTCACTGCATAGATTGGGTGGAGATATTGCATGCTCATGATACGGGCGCTAACGTCGATTTGATCGTCGACAACGCGTCCAGATTCTGTTTCATACGATTGAGGTTCAGAAACGAATGCAAGCTTCGGAAAACCAGGGGATTCCTGTGTTGCGTCGTCGGGGTCAGCGACGAGTCCAAGCTCAGCACAAACGTGGGCCCGAATCCGTTCGATTCGTTCGAGAAGCTGCTGATCGTTGTCCACTTGTTCTGGCGCTTCGGTTCCACTCAGATTGAGGTCAGACGCCTGAAGGAAAACGACGGGCGTCGTCACATCTAGTACCGTTGCTTCGATTCGTTCGAATGCGGTTTCGATCGGTACCGTCGGCCCTCCAAGTGGAAAGAGCGATCCTGTTTTCGATCCACCTGGATCGAGAAACGTCGTATCGACACGGGCACCGTTTCCGGGAACACCCTCGATAGAGAACGAACCGGACGATACTGTTTTTGAGTCGTGAACTGGAAACGACTGTTCGAGTGCCGTCTCTGTGTTCGTATTGTAGAGCGAGAGCGATACACGCCCATCATCGTCGGGAACTGCTTCGATGAGCCCTTCGTCGTACGCAAACGGCCCGACTGCTGTCGTCATATTGCCACAGTTGCCTCCGTAATCGATCAGTGGCTCCGTAACACCGACTTGCCCGAAGGTGTAGTCGACGTCCACAGTAGGCCGTGAACTCGGGGAAACGATCATCAGTTTCGATGTCGTGGAAGTAGCACCACCGAGACCATCGACTTGTCGTGGTTCATGGCTCCCGAAGAGCGAGAGTATCGCCTCATCGTGGTTCGTCGTGGGAAGTTCACGACTAGAGACCAAGACTCCCTTACTTGTACCGCCCCGTACCAACGCACAGCGAATTGTCTCTTGAGACATTGTTATTATCGTTCGAAAGAGGATTTATTGTTGAATTACTGATTAGTTGTTTGCCGATGCAATTGATCGAATAAGGGTCGCACATAGGGCCCAGCGATTACGAGCAAAATCATTACGACGAGCGCGATTCTGAGCGGGGTTGCTAAGAAAATTTCAAAGCTTCCTCCACTCAGTTGGAGTGACCGATACAGGTTTTCCTCGGCGATTGGCCCGAGGATGAGCCCTAAGAGGAATGCTACGAGTGAGTAATCATAGGACTCCATCAGATATCCGACAACGCCCATTATCAAGACGACAAAGACGTCGATGTAGTTCGAATGAAGGGAGTAGGTGCCCAAAAGCGACAGACAAACGATAATCGGAATGATCAGATCGGTGTTGATCGTCGTGATGTATCCTGCCCATCGTACCACGAGAAGTCCGAAGACGATAATCACGAAACCGCAGAGGATGAGCGTCGTGAAGATTGAATAGGTAAGTCCAATTTGTTCGTCGAACAGCGCGGGCCCTGGACGCAACCCATGTAACATGAGCGCCCCAATGAGTACCGCGGTTGTCGTACTCCCAGGGATTCCAAACGTCAGAGTTGGTATCAATGCGCCACTCACGGTTGCGTTGTTGGCTGACTCCGTGGCAATGACGCCGTCTTCGGCACCGCTTCCGAACTCGTCCGGATCCTTGCTAGCCCGTTTTGCTTCACCATACGCGATGAACGTCGAAACAGAGCCACCGGAACCAGGAATTGCACCAACCAATAGCCCAATACTGGACGATTTGAGTAGCGTAATTGGATGTGAAATCACTTTTTTGACACCTGATTTCACGCTTCCGCTGACATCGACATCACCCTCCCGAGAGATACTGCCATCTCGAAGACTGAGGCGGAGCATCTCGGAAATGGCAAAAATACCGATGAGTGCGGCGACGAAATTGACGCCATCATAGAGACCGAGCATTCCGAAGGTGTATCGTTCGGTCACCGACATCGGTGCAACACCGACGGTGGCTATCAAGGCGCCGAATCCACCCGCCATCATGTCCTTGAGGAACGATCCATCAGAGACGACGATGATGAGTGACAGCCCGAATATTGCGACCAAGAAGTACTCCGGTGTTCCGAACATCAACACCAAGGTGACCATCACTGGCATCAGCAGAATGATCACAATCGCACCAAAGAGGTCTCCAAGCCCAGATGAGAGCGCCGAGATCGTGAGCGCGTCGATTGCACGCCCTTGTTTTGTCATCGGATAACCCTCAAGCGTCGTTGCAGCCGCCGACGAGTCACCAGGGACGTTGAACAGGATCGACGAGATACTGCCCCCATACATTACCCCGTTATAGATCGCCATGAGGAAGATGATTGCACTCGTACTCTGCATCTGCAGCGTAAATGGCATCGCGATAGCAACGGTCAGTGCGCCACCAACGCCCGGTAGCGCACCACCGAGTATCCCGATGAGAACGCCCAGCAGAATGAGCATGATATTTGGCCAGCTAAAGACCATTCTCGTCGCATCGGCGAGAAGACCAATATCAGCCATCAGAATCCTCCCGTCATGAGGTCTAGATTCATTATGATCATGAATCCGTAAGCGACGCTGGTCATGATTGCTGTAAGGGCGATTACCTTCCAGAGAGGTTGTTTATTGTACAGGAGGTATAGGAAGACGAAGAGTGGCGTCATCCAAAACAATCCTACAACGAATCCACCAAGCACATAGCCTCCGATCAAGAGGCCGAGGACAACCATCGATTCGATAGATATCTCCTCATCGGATTCCGATTCGGAATGGCCTCCACTGAGCACTACTTTTTCACTCCGCTTCAGGCCAATGCCGAGATGAGTCACCACCAGTTTCAGTACGCCTGCAATGAGTATTGTTCCGGCCGTTAGACGTGGAAATAGACGCGCTGAAGCGGAAAAATCCCCAGCAGCGACGAACATGTATCCAGCAGTACCAATGAGCAACCAGAAGAACACTGGTTCGCCATCAATCGCCTGGATTACATCTACGATAGGTGTCACCGGGTTGCGTTCGATTATTTTTGTATTTTCTTCGTTGCTCATGACTGTATGTACTGGCTTGCTGATTCTGCAGCGATCTTTCCGTAGACTGCTGCATTCGTTTGCGCTGTCCCACCGGGGTAGTTGTCATAGAACAATTCACCAGTGCTATTTCCTGCAGCATACAGGCCGAGGATAGATCGATCGGCAGTGTCGATAACGGTCCCGTCAGTATCGATTTTCACACCGCCGAAGCTGAAGGTGATACCTCCAGTTACGGCATACGCATAATATGGTGGCTCATCGATTGGGATTGCCCAGTTCGACTTTTCCGGCGAAAGTCCAGTGGTACTGTTTCCGTCAAGCGTCTTTGGCTCGAACTCGTCAGGGTTACACGAATCGTTAAACTCGCGTATCGTTTCGACACCGGTTCTCGGATCGCTACATCCAGTGGCTTCGAGAAGCTCTTCGAAGGTATCTGCACGAATCGGATTTGATGGGCCGGTTGCTCGTACTAGATCATGGATTTTCGAGTCAAGTACGATGTAAGCGACATGATTCGGCTGTTCGAAGATGAGACGACCAAATTTCGCGTACGTGTGTGCTCGGGCGTCTTCACCTTCATCCACAAACCGCTCACCATGATCATTGAGGATGACACCATATTGATAGCCGTCAACACGATTAGCACCACCTTCTACATCCGGAGATGCTGCATCAATGAGTGCCATATGAGCACCACCCCACTGGCCAACGAGATTTGCACCCGCCGACTCTGCCATCATTAAGGCTTCTCCCGTGTTATACCGGCTGCCCCTGACATTCATTTCATCGTAACCACGACCATAATAGCGGACGCGTTTTTCATCGCTTGAGCCATAGTCACCTGCTGCTAAGATGACCGCATTACTGTTGAATCTAATTTTGCCATCAGGTCCCCGTGCAGTAACCCCAACGACCTCCCCACTTGATGAGCGATGAAGCGCTACTGCTTCCGTTTCAAACCAGAAATCAGCTCCTTCATTTTCAGCAGCCTCGGTGAGTGTCGCGACATATTTTTCACCATCAAACCACGTTCGAGCAGCAGTGTAGCCCACTGCAAGTGGCTCCATTCGCCAATCGACACCTGCGGCAGTTAGCCACTCTACGGTCTCACCAGCATTCTCGACGAGGACAGTCGCCAACTCATCATCTGCCTTTCCATTGGTCTGGTTCATGATATCACGGTAGAAATCCTCTTTCGTGTAATCGTCAACGGCGAATTCATAGCCGTATTGTTCCAGCTTCGTCCCGACGGATGGAACTCGAAAAGATTCACTAAACCGTGTATGGCCACCTTGGTGTTTCTCAGGCGCCTTTTCTAACACTGCAACAGAGTGATCCAGTTCAGCTGCACGAAGTCCGGCAACAAGTCCAGCAGTTCCGCTTCCAACGACAACGACATCGTAATCTTTTGTGGGAGTATTTTGTTTCATCTTGTTATTCATTTGCTACCTTGTTGATGTTCACTTTCTTTGGAATGATTTCAATAGATTCCGTGAGTGCTTTCTTCGCCGCCTTATGATCACCAAATTCGATTACGTTGCCAGTGTTTTCCGACCATTTTTGTACCGAATCACTCTGCAGGGCTGATTTTACAGCGTTTTCAATCGTATCTCGCTTTTTTGTATCAGTCCCTTTCGGAAGGAACATACAGCGGGTCAATTGACCAATATAATCAATGCTCGGCAGCCCCTCGTCCGATGGCGATGGTGCATTCTTGAAGACGTTACTTCCCTCACTCGACAAAATCGAGATCGGTTCCAGATCGCCAGATTCGACAGCACTCATCGCAGCAGTATCCGTCGTTGCTACGACAGGCACTTCACCAGAAATGGCGGCTTTGATGGCTGGACCTCCACCATCATACCCGATATACTTCTCGTAGTTCAGATTATACTCTTGTTGCATCACATTGGCTGCAATATGAACAATCCCACCACGAGCGAGCCCGGAAAACTTGGAAAGGTCACCGGATTTATACCGATTTGCTAAATCCTTCAACCCCTCTATCTCGAGTTCGGGACGTGCAAAAATCGCGTAAGGAGTCCGAGCGTACGTTGCAACTGGAACGAGATTCGTGATATCCCAACTCGGATCGTGAACGAGATACGAAATCGGTGTCGAGGGGGGATTAAAACCACCGAACGTGTAACCGTTTGGTTTTGATTTGAGAATTTCCCCGGATCCCTTTAGGGAGGCTGCCCCAGGGACGTTCTCGATTGCGATGCCAACACCGAGTTCGTTGCCGATTTCGGGGACTACTTTTCGAGCATAGGTATCAGTGCCACCACCTTGACTGAATGGCACAATATAGTTCATGTCTTTACTCGGGAATTCCGAATTCCCAGTACTTCCTGAGCATCCTGCGAGGAAGGTACTGCTTGCTACCGTTCCGGCCAAAAATTTTCGCCGTGAGAGTGGGTACTTGGTACCAGTCATCAACACCCACGGTCAATTGAGAACTAACGTTTAAAGATTTCCCATACTGAGACACATGTTTACATAATAAAAATTCGGATATCGTAAAAGAGCTACTGATACTTTAGATCTAGCTCAATTTCGTTTGCAACACCGAGCACAATATTAGGAATTTCTTCATCAAACCAATCCCCGGTCAGACGATGTGCGGGTCCTGAGAAACTAATCGCTCCGATCGGTTCGTCTTCATGTGGCTGAATTGGCGTACCAACCGCACGAAGTCCCGTTATTGATTCTTGTTCGCTCGTCGCATATCCAGTATCGCGAATTGACCGAAGTTCGGTCAGTAATTCATCTCGATTCGTGATCGTTTGTTGAGTATAGTCAGGCATTCCCCAGCGATCAAGAATTTGATGAACTCGTTCTTTAGGTAGATGTGCAAGAATTGCTTTACCTGCTGAACTTGCATGAAGATGAATTTTCTTTCCGATGTGAGCATCGACATGGACAGCATTTTCACCAATAGATGTATGGATATAATATCCTCGACCATTTTCCTCGACGATAAATTGAACCCGTTCACCTGTTCGCTCAGCTAAATCCTCTAACTTGTTGATTATAAAGTCATATTCACGCTTTCGTTTGCGAGCATGTCCACCTTTATTTAGAAATTCCAAACCAACGTGGTACGCACCATCTTCATAGGTAAGGTATCCACGATTTTCGAGTGTCTTCACATACCC
The window above is part of the Haladaptatus caseinilyticus genome. Proteins encoded here:
- a CDS encoding PrpF domain-containing protein; this translates as MSQETIRCALVRGGTSKGVLVSSRELPTTNHDEAILSLFGSHEPRQVDGLGGATSTTSKLMIVSPSSRPTVDVDYTFGQVGVTEPLIDYGGNCGNMTTAVGPFAYDEGLIEAVPDDDGRVSLSLYNTNTETALEQSFPVHDSKTVSSGSFSIEGVPGNGARVDTTFLDPGGSKTGSLFPLGGPTVPIETAFERIEATVLDVTTPVVFLQASDLNLSGTEAPEQVDNDQQLLERIERIRAHVCAELGLVADPDDATQESPGFPKLAFVSEPQSYETESGRVVDDQIDVSARIMSMQYLHPIYAVTGAACTAAATLLPGTIPNTVATPAGSEVVLGHPQGTMSVSATVENGTVRSVTISRTQRRLMEGTAFYTVRK
- a CDS encoding tripartite tricarboxylate transporter permease, whose protein sequence is MADIGLLADATRMVFSWPNIMLILLGVLIGILGGALPGVGGALTVAIAMPFTLQMQSTSAIIFLMAIYNGVMYGGSISSILFNVPGDSSAAATTLEGYPMTKQGRAIDALTISALSSGLGDLFGAIVIILLMPVMVTLVLMFGTPEYFLVAIFGLSLIIVVSDGSFLKDMMAGGFGALIATVGVAPMSVTERYTFGMLGLYDGVNFVAALIGIFAISEMLRLSLRDGSISREGDVDVSGSVKSGVKKVISHPITLLKSSSIGLLVGAIPGSGGSVSTFIAYGEAKRASKDPDEFGSGAEDGVIATESANNATVSGALIPTLTFGIPGSTTTAVLIGALMLHGLRPGPALFDEQIGLTYSIFTTLILCGFVIIVFGLLVVRWAGYITTINTDLIIPIIVCLSLLGTYSLHSNYIDVFVVLIMGVVGYLMESYDYSLVAFLLGLILGPIAEENLYRSLQLSGGSFEIFLATPLRIALVVMILLVIAGPYVRPLFDQLHRQTTNQ
- a CDS encoding tripartite tricarboxylate transporter TctB family protein — its product is MSNEENTKIIERNPVTPIVDVIQAIDGEPVFFWLLIGTAGYMFVAAGDFSASARLFPRLTAGTILIAGVLKLVVTHLGIGLKRSEKVVLSGGHSESESDEEISIESMVVLGLLIGGYVLGGFVVGLFWMTPLFVFLYLLYNKQPLWKVIALTAIMTSVAYGFMIIMNLDLMTGGF
- the tcuA gene encoding FAD-dependent tricarballylate dehydrogenase TcuA, giving the protein MNNKMKQNTPTKDYDVVVVGSGTAGLVAGLRAAELDHSVAVLEKAPEKHQGGHTRFSESFRVPSVGTKLEQYGYEFAVDDYTKEDFYRDIMNQTNGKADDELATVLVENAGETVEWLTAAGVDWRMEPLAVGYTAARTWFDGEKYVATLTEAAENEGADFWFETEAVALHRSSSGEVVGVTARGPDGKIRFNSNAVILAAGDYGSSDEKRVRYYGRGYDEMNVRGSRYNTGEALMMAESAGANLVGQWGGAHMALIDAASPDVEGGANRVDGYQYGVILNDHGERFVDEGEDARAHTYAKFGRLIFEQPNHVAYIVLDSKIHDLVRATGPSNPIRADTFEELLEATGCSDPRTGVETIREFNDSCNPDEFEPKTLDGNSTTGLSPEKSNWAIPIDEPPYYAYAVTGGITFSFGGVKIDTDGTVIDTADRSILGLYAAGNSTGELFYDNYPGGTAQTNAAVYGKIAAESASQYIQS
- a CDS encoding Bug family tripartite tricarboxylate transporter substrate binding protein, with amino-acid sequence MNYIVPFSQGGGTDTYARKVVPEIGNELGVGIAIENVPGAASLKGSGEILKSKPNGYTFGGFNPPSTPISYLVHDPSWDITNLVPVATYARTPYAIFARPELEIEGLKDLANRYKSGDLSKFSGLARGGIVHIAANVMQQEYNLNYEKYIGYDGGGPAIKAAISGEVPVVATTDTAAMSAVESGDLEPISILSSEGSNVFKNAPSPSDEGLPSIDYIGQLTRCMFLPKGTDTKKRDTIENAVKSALQSDSVQKWSENTGNVIEFGDHKAAKKALTESIEIIPKKVNINKVANE
- a CDS encoding IclR family transcriptional regulator; translation: MVSSSSPSRPLKTIETAVDIVDTIQRREGADIQELAQEFSLAQSTIHGYVKTLENRGYLTYEDGAYHVGLEFLNKGGHARKRKREYDFIINKLEDLAERTGERVQFIVEENGRGYYIHTSIGENAVHVDAHIGKKIHLHASSAGKAILAHLPKERVHQILDRWGMPDYTQQTITNRDELLTELRSIRDTGYATSEQESITGLRAVGTPIQPHEDEPIGAISFSGPAHRLTGDWFDEEIPNIVLGVANEIELDLKYQ